In the Clostridium cellulovorans 743B genome, CATGCTCATAGCCGCTTCAACTGATCCAGCGTTTAAATCAGGTAATTTTGTTTCAGCAATTTGTCTTAATTGTTCTTGAGTTATTTTACCAACCTTTGTTCTGTTTGGAACTCCTGAACCACTCTCAAGTCCAGCTGCTTTCTTTATTAGAACTGCTGCTGGTGGAGTTTTTAATATAAAGCTGAAAGATCTGTCCTGATAAACAGTTAATACTACTGGTATTGTTAATCCTGCTTGATTAGCAGTCTTAGCATTGTATTCCTTACAGAATTGCATAATGTTAACACCATGTGGTCCTAGTGCAGTACCAACTGGTGGTGCTGGAGTAGCTTTTCCTGCAGGAAGTTGAAGTTTAATTAATCCTACGACTTTTTTAGCCATGAATCTGTACCTCCTAAAATGTGGTTTGGCGGAAAGATATTTTCCTCCCACTATGTTAAGACTTTCGTCTTAATAGCATATTAATCTAATTTTTCTACTTGTGCAAAGTCTAATTCAGCAGGTGTTTCTCTACCAAACATATCAACTAAGCCTTTTATTTTTTGTTTTTCTATATTCACTTCTGTTATCTGAGCATTAAAACCTTTCAATGCTCCAGAAGTAATTAGAACTGTTTCACCAACCTCCATGTCAACGGTTGCAGGAGTATCATTAATACCCATTCTATCAATTTCTTCATTGGTAAGAGAAACTGGTTTACCAGCTGGACCAACAAAGCCACTAACGCCTCTGGTATTTCTTACGATATACCAAGTGTCGTCTGTCATTATCATTTTAATAAATACATAACCAGGTAATAACTTCTTTAAGGCAACTTTTTGCTTGCCATCCTTTTCTTCAACCTCTTCTGACATAGGGATTTGGATGTCATAGAAATAGTTGTGAAGATTTCTGTTGTCAATTGATTTTTCCAAGGTTGCTTTTACTTTATTTTCATAACCTGAGAATGTATTTACAACATACCATTTAGCTTTCTCTGCCATAATTCTCTAAATAGGACTTATCCTATTCTAACCTCCTCTTTGTTTGTTATTTAAATATTAACTTGTAGAGGTTATTTAAGCCAAGATCTAATAGCCCAATAAGCACAGCGAAGAAAATTGTAAATAACAACACTGATTT is a window encoding:
- the nusG gene encoding transcription termination/antitermination protein NusG codes for the protein MAEKAKWYVVNTFSGYENKVKATLEKSIDNRNLHNYFYDIQIPMSEEVEEKDGKQKVALKKLLPGYVFIKMIMTDDTWYIVRNTRGVSGFVGPAGKPVSLTNEEIDRMGINDTPATVDMEVGETVLITSGALKGFNAQITEVNIEKQKIKGLVDMFGRETPAELDFAQVEKLD
- the rplK gene encoding 50S ribosomal protein L11, which codes for MAKKVVGLIKLQLPAGKATPAPPVGTALGPHGVNIMQFCKEYNAKTANQAGLTIPVVLTVYQDRSFSFILKTPPAAVLIKKAAGLESGSGVPNRTKVGKITQEQLRQIAETKLPDLNAGSVEAAMSMIAGTARSMGVTIVE